The Pyrus communis chromosome 9, drPyrComm1.1, whole genome shotgun sequence genome has a segment encoding these proteins:
- the LOC137745102 gene encoding TATA-box-binding protein 2-like isoform X2: protein MEEQGGSEDNEPVDLSIHPSGIVPTIHNIVSTAFLGCKLDLKQIVLQARNAEYNPKRFAAVIMRITEPKTTALIFASGNMVCTGAKSEEQSKLAARKRFEIRNIVASCDVKFPIRLEGLAYSHGAFSSYEPEIFPGLIYRMKMEQKEPQESEVPKKKKNVVLLIFVSGKIVITGAKVREDTYKAFENMYPVLTEFRKVQQQ, encoded by the exons ATGGAAGAACAAGGTGGATCTGAAGATAACGAGCCTGTGGATCTTTCCATTCACCCCTCTGGCATTGTTCCCACTATTca TAATATTGTATCTACGGCTTTTTTGGGTTGCAAGCTTGATCTCAAGCAAATTGTGTTGCAAGCTCGGAATGCAGAGTACAATCCCAAG CGTTTTGCCGCGGTCATTATGAGAATAACGGAACCAAAAACTACAGCTTTGATATTTGCCTCTGGAAATATG GTATGCACAGGTGCGAAAAGTGAAGAGCAGTCAAAACTGGCAGCAAGGAAG AGATTCGAGATTAGAAATATTGTTGCATCCTGTGACGTTAAATTCCCAATAAGACTTGAGGGCCTTGCATACTCCCATGGTGCCTTTTCAAGT TATGAGCCAGAAATTTTCCCAGGGCTGATATATCGCATGAAGATGGAGCAGAAGGAACCACAGGAGTCGGAGGtgccaaagaagaagaagaatgttgTTCTTCTTATATTTGTGTCTGGGAAAATTGTTATTACCGGTGCAAAG GTGAGAGAGGACACGTATAAGGCGTTTGAGAACATGTACCCTGTCCTTACAGAGTTCAGGAAGGTCCAGCAACAGTAA
- the LOC137745102 gene encoding TATA-box-binding protein 2-like isoform X1: MEEQGGSEDNEPVDLSIHPSGIVPTIHNIVSTAFLGCKLDLKQIVLQARNAEYNPKRFAAVIMRITEPKTTALIFASGNMVCTGAKSEEQSKLAARKYARIIQKLGFSVKFQRFEIRNIVASCDVKFPIRLEGLAYSHGAFSSYEPEIFPGLIYRMKMEQKEPQESEVPKKKKNVVLLIFVSGKIVITGAKVREDTYKAFENMYPVLTEFRKVQQQ; encoded by the exons ATGGAAGAACAAGGTGGATCTGAAGATAACGAGCCTGTGGATCTTTCCATTCACCCCTCTGGCATTGTTCCCACTATTca TAATATTGTATCTACGGCTTTTTTGGGTTGCAAGCTTGATCTCAAGCAAATTGTGTTGCAAGCTCGGAATGCAGAGTACAATCCCAAG CGTTTTGCCGCGGTCATTATGAGAATAACGGAACCAAAAACTACAGCTTTGATATTTGCCTCTGGAAATATG GTATGCACAGGTGCGAAAAGTGAAGAGCAGTCAAAACTGGCAGCAAGGAAG TATGCTCGAATCATCCAAAAACTTGGGTTTTCTGTTAAGTTtcag AGATTCGAGATTAGAAATATTGTTGCATCCTGTGACGTTAAATTCCCAATAAGACTTGAGGGCCTTGCATACTCCCATGGTGCCTTTTCAAGT TATGAGCCAGAAATTTTCCCAGGGCTGATATATCGCATGAAGATGGAGCAGAAGGAACCACAGGAGTCGGAGGtgccaaagaagaagaagaatgttgTTCTTCTTATATTTGTGTCTGGGAAAATTGTTATTACCGGTGCAAAG GTGAGAGAGGACACGTATAAGGCGTTTGAGAACATGTACCCTGTCCTTACAGAGTTCAGGAAGGTCCAGCAACAGTAA